The proteins below are encoded in one region of Sphingopyxis sp. YR583:
- a CDS encoding flavin-containing monooxygenase, producing the protein MQQANSFPDTTPRRLDALIIGAGFGGMYALHRTRGMGLDVHLIEAGDDVGGTWYWNRYPGARCDVMSIDYSYSFSDEIQQEWTWSEQFAAQPEILSYARFVADKLDLKRDISFETRATAVHYDEEAALWRIETDRGDVYEASYCLMATGPLSVPKQVDIPGADTFKGELYLSGKWPHHDVDLKGKRVAVIGTGSSGIQIVPVVAEQAEHLYVYQRTPSFTLPMRNRKLDADYVAHIKAHYPGLRAAARHSLTGGVRPITHRPVFSVTPAESEKLMEDAWAHSGLSFLGLFSDLLTNRDANEVVAEFVRGKIAETVKDPDTARRLTPRGYPIFARRPCLDTGYYEAYNRDNVTLKDCLDHPIVEITEKGIRTAEGEVEVDIIIAAIGYDALTGAMLSIDIEGRDGRKLKDKWADGGRSHLGLMIEGFPNLFVIAGPNGPSALANFILLNEQNVDWVCDCITHMRADGLRSIEANADAEEGWMKKVTTLGSLSLYPTANTWYTGANVPGKPRTFPVYIGGLGRYREICSDAAADGYRGFTLR; encoded by the coding sequence ATGCAACAGGCCAATTCCTTCCCCGACACGACCCCCCGCCGCCTCGACGCGCTGATCATCGGCGCCGGTTTCGGCGGCATGTATGCCCTCCACCGCACGCGCGGCATGGGGCTCGACGTCCATCTGATCGAGGCGGGCGACGATGTTGGCGGCACCTGGTACTGGAACCGCTATCCCGGCGCGCGCTGCGACGTGATGAGCATCGATTACAGCTATTCCTTCTCCGACGAAATCCAGCAGGAATGGACGTGGAGCGAGCAGTTCGCGGCGCAGCCCGAAATCCTCTCCTACGCGCGCTTCGTCGCCGACAAGCTCGACCTGAAGCGCGACATCAGTTTCGAAACGCGCGCGACTGCGGTTCATTATGACGAGGAAGCCGCGCTATGGCGGATCGAGACCGATCGCGGCGACGTCTATGAGGCGAGCTATTGCCTGATGGCGACCGGCCCGCTCTCGGTGCCGAAGCAGGTCGACATTCCCGGCGCCGACACGTTCAAGGGCGAGCTCTATCTGTCGGGCAAATGGCCGCACCATGACGTTGACCTCAAAGGCAAGCGCGTCGCGGTGATCGGTACCGGATCGTCGGGCATCCAGATCGTCCCCGTCGTCGCCGAGCAGGCCGAACATCTCTATGTCTATCAGCGCACGCCCAGCTTCACGCTGCCGATGCGCAACCGCAAGCTCGACGCGGATTATGTTGCGCACATCAAGGCGCATTATCCGGGGCTGCGTGCCGCTGCGCGCCACTCGCTGACCGGCGGCGTGCGTCCGATCACGCATCGGCCGGTATTCAGCGTGACGCCGGCTGAAAGCGAAAAGCTGATGGAGGATGCGTGGGCGCATAGCGGCTTGTCCTTCCTCGGCCTGTTTTCGGACCTGCTCACCAACCGCGACGCCAACGAGGTGGTCGCCGAATTCGTGCGCGGCAAGATCGCCGAGACGGTGAAAGATCCCGACACGGCACGCCGGTTGACGCCGCGCGGCTATCCGATCTTCGCGCGGCGCCCCTGCCTCGATACCGGCTATTATGAAGCCTATAACCGCGACAATGTGACGCTGAAGGATTGCCTCGATCATCCGATCGTCGAGATCACCGAAAAGGGCATCCGCACCGCCGAGGGTGAGGTCGAGGTCGATATCATCATCGCCGCCATCGGCTATGACGCGCTGACGGGCGCGATGCTGTCGATCGATATCGAAGGCAGGGACGGGCGCAAGCTCAAGGACAAATGGGCCGACGGCGGTCGCTCGCACCTCGGGCTGATGATAGAGGGTTTCCCGAACCTCTTCGTCATCGCGGGGCCGAACGGTCCGTCGGCGCTCGCCAACTTCATCCTGCTGAACGAGCAGAATGTCGATTGGGTGTGCGATTGTATCACCCATATGCGCGCCGATGGTCTGCGTTCGATCGAAGCGAATGCCGACGCCGAAGAGGGCTGGATGAAGAAGGTGACGACGCTGGGCTCGCTGTCGCTCTATCCGACGGCCAATACCTGGTACACCGGCGCCAACGTGCCGGGGAAACCGCGAACTTTTCCGGTCTACATCGGCGGGCTTGGCCGCTACCGCGAAATCTGTTCCGACGCGGCGGCGGATGGATATCGCGGCTTCACGCTGCGATAG
- a CDS encoding AMP-binding protein produces MDWNFGDLLDATAAHVPGDRPAIIRGDHVTSWADFDTRTNRLARAMLMAGLPAGARIAILARNIPEFIEIAAAAFKARLTHVNLNYRYTTSEIEYVLRDCQAAGLFYQDEFGPVVASLLGGAIDHLTYAVQIGSDGAYDEIVLEGDASPLDIRRSPDDGYLLYTGGTTGRPKGVMWRSADARRSQLESPVAVSTPASMDDHIAQVLKGAAGRVMPACPLMHGAGLNSSLAELLVGGTAVLLPSDRFSAEELWSEAERHKVTRILIVGDAFARPMADTLLANPGRWDLSALRLISSAGLMWSEQVKAALLEALPQLTLLDILGASEASGFGYAITNKDRATPTGLFEPGPQTVIVDQDSGRVLADDEVGSGWLARRPPFGAGYHGDPEKTASVYRTIDGQAYAVPGDMAERLPDGRFRLLGRGSMCINTGGEKVFVEEVEEALKRVDGVADAMVFGLPDPKWGSVVTALIEAGDAPDDEALRAALSLDLAAYKQPRTIIRVAVLPRHASGKSDYRSGMGLARAEISARTSTG; encoded by the coding sequence ATGGACTGGAATTTCGGCGACCTGCTGGACGCGACCGCAGCGCACGTGCCGGGCGATCGGCCGGCGATCATTCGCGGCGATCATGTCACGAGCTGGGCGGATTTCGACACCCGAACCAACCGGCTGGCGCGCGCGATGCTCATGGCGGGGTTGCCCGCCGGTGCGCGTATCGCGATCCTCGCTCGCAATATCCCCGAGTTCATCGAGATTGCAGCAGCGGCGTTCAAGGCGCGGCTGACGCACGTCAATCTGAACTATCGCTACACCACGTCCGAGATCGAATATGTGCTGCGCGACTGTCAGGCGGCGGGGCTGTTCTATCAGGACGAGTTCGGTCCCGTCGTTGCGTCGTTGCTCGGCGGAGCGATCGACCATCTGACCTATGCGGTGCAGATCGGCAGCGACGGCGCCTATGATGAAATCGTGTTGGAGGGTGACGCGTCGCCGCTGGATATCCGGCGTTCGCCCGACGACGGTTATCTTCTTTATACGGGCGGCACCACGGGGCGGCCGAAGGGCGTGATGTGGCGCTCGGCCGATGCGCGGCGGTCGCAGCTCGAATCGCCGGTCGCCGTTTCGACTCCCGCGAGCATGGACGACCACATCGCGCAGGTGTTGAAGGGCGCGGCGGGGCGCGTCATGCCCGCCTGTCCGTTGATGCACGGTGCGGGGCTCAACAGCTCGCTCGCCGAACTGCTCGTCGGCGGCACGGCGGTGCTGCTGCCGTCGGACCGTTTCAGCGCCGAGGAATTGTGGAGCGAGGCCGAGCGGCACAAGGTTACGCGTATCCTGATCGTCGGTGATGCGTTCGCGCGGCCGATGGCCGACACTTTGCTCGCCAATCCGGGTCGCTGGGATCTGTCGGCGCTGCGGCTGATCTCGTCGGCAGGGCTGATGTGGTCGGAGCAGGTGAAGGCGGCTTTGCTTGAGGCTTTGCCGCAGCTCACCCTGCTCGACATCCTCGGCGCGTCCGAAGCGTCGGGCTTTGGCTATGCGATCACCAACAAGGATCGTGCGACCCCGACCGGGCTATTCGAACCGGGGCCGCAGACGGTTATCGTCGATCAGGATAGCGGCCGGGTGCTCGCCGACGACGAAGTCGGCTCGGGCTGGCTCGCCCGCCGACCGCCGTTCGGCGCCGGCTATCATGGCGATCCCGAAAAGACCGCGAGCGTCTATCGCACGATCGACGGGCAGGCCTATGCCGTCCCCGGCGACATGGCCGAACGCCTGCCCGATGGGCGCTTTCGCCTGCTCGGGCGCGGCAGCATGTGCATCAACACCGGCGGCGAAAAGGTCTTCGTCGAAGAGGTGGAGGAGGCGCTGAAACGCGTCGACGGCGTCGCCGATGCGATGGTGTTCGGCCTGCCCGATCCCAAATGGGGCAGTGTCGTTACCGCGCTGATCGAGGCAGGCGATGCACCGGACGACGAGGCGCTGCGCGCCGCGCTGTCGCTCGACCTTGCCGCCTACAAGCAGCCGCGCACGATCATCCGCGTCGCCGTCCTGCCGCGCCATGCGAGCGGGAAGAGCGACTATCGCAGCGGGATGGGCCTCGCGCGTGCCGAAATTTCAGCCCGGACGTCCACTGGCTGA
- a CDS encoding enoyl-CoA hydratase/isomerase family protein: MSSIRTEIDNYVALVTLDNAPVNAAALDMLQELTDVFDSFNDRDDVRVAVLTGAGKCFSAGADLKNRPDLSIPGKRWNRNRVVREVAYSIADCAKPVIAAVNGPALGAGFGLAASCDIIVASENAVFGLPEIDVGLMGGGKHTSRIVPHSLTRRMMLTGYRAPAAEMYRRGIIEACLPADELLPYCMDMAKVIASKSPLATRYAKDSMRTIENMTLRDGYIYEQGNTAKLSTSYDAQEAVAAFVEKRAPVFQGR, translated from the coding sequence ATGAGCAGCATTCGCACCGAAATCGATAATTATGTCGCGCTCGTCACATTGGATAATGCGCCGGTCAACGCCGCCGCGCTGGACATGCTCCAGGAACTCACCGACGTCTTCGACAGCTTCAACGACCGCGACGATGTTCGCGTCGCCGTGCTGACCGGTGCGGGCAAATGCTTCAGCGCCGGCGCCGACCTCAAGAACCGGCCCGACCTCTCGATCCCCGGCAAGCGCTGGAACCGCAACCGCGTCGTCCGCGAAGTCGCATATTCGATCGCCGATTGCGCCAAGCCCGTCATCGCCGCGGTAAACGGCCCCGCGCTCGGCGCAGGTTTCGGCCTTGCCGCGAGCTGCGACATCATCGTCGCCTCTGAAAATGCTGTGTTCGGCCTGCCCGAGATCGACGTCGGTCTGATGGGCGGCGGCAAGCACACCTCTCGCATCGTCCCGCACTCGCTGACGCGCCGCATGATGCTCACCGGCTATCGCGCGCCCGCCGCCGAAATGTATCGTCGCGGTATCATCGAGGCCTGCCTGCCTGCCGATGAACTGCTGCCTTACTGCATGGACATGGCGAAAGTCATCGCGTCGAAGAGCCCGCTTGCGACGCGCTATGCCAAGGACAGCATGCGCACGATCGAGAATATGACGCTGCGCGACGGCTATATCTACGAACAGGGGAACACGGCGAAGCTGTCGACGTCCTATGACGCGCAGGAAGCTGTCGCGGCGTTCGTCGAAAAGCGCGCGCCGGTTTTCCAGGGCCGCTGA
- a CDS encoding TonB-dependent receptor produces the protein MNTHSKRLLAGVGFAAMMMAAPAFAQDDTAQDDSAQEEAQSNGGGLGDIIVTATKRGSAQNVQDVPIAITAFGSNELDSIHARSISSVSYAVPNASLESVGTTPGYANFSIRGLGINSSIPSIDPTVGVFVDGVYLGVSAGVLFDTFDLEGVEILRGPQGLLFGRNVTGGAVLLRTTTPSNRFRLDAKAGLSTGLEKRASISVSGPIAGDVLSGKVAVYYNDDDGWFKNDFDGKKIGGSETLIMRSALRLQPNDTFDLVLRYEHGRIRGDGPAVTNHGLYPRDSFRVNQNYAGFVKTDWDQGIAELNIDTAFGDGKITNIAAVRALSNDSGADVDGSPATNLHSRNNIHQWQFSNELRYAGTFGAFDVTTGLFYFNQDINYAEQRLLSGGALTVSGGGRQKQRTGGVFATVDWHATEQLTFSLGARYSAEEKDVQVRSIGVGGCNLDTLRCSYDFTDKDSWDGFTPRIGVQFKPTEDTLLYASFAKGFRSGGYNFRNLNPNVDPGPFDQEKQDAYEIGLKQDFGGFARVNIAGFYSRINGTQREFQAPFAPFGNFQIITNAADVSIKGIEGEVLFKPARGLTIAGQFGYTKGKYEDILFDLNADGVINDTDYALKLPRLSPWSYGGSITYATNVGGDFDVEGRVGANYRDAAFYNDQNTGLLRAATMVDASLAVTHGRVKVSVYGNNLLNEATFGTEAPLPFFAGSTFSPLNKGRVYGVEVGYKF, from the coding sequence ATGAACACACACAGCAAGCGTCTTTTGGCGGGAGTCGGTTTTGCAGCCATGATGATGGCAGCGCCCGCATTCGCGCAGGACGACACCGCTCAGGACGACAGCGCGCAGGAAGAAGCGCAGTCGAACGGCGGCGGCCTCGGCGACATCATCGTGACCGCGACCAAGCGCGGATCGGCGCAGAATGTGCAGGACGTTCCCATCGCGATTACCGCGTTCGGCTCGAACGAACTCGACAGCATCCACGCGCGCTCGATCTCCAGCGTCAGCTACGCGGTTCCCAACGCCTCGCTCGAAAGCGTCGGCACGACGCCGGGCTATGCGAATTTCTCGATCCGCGGCCTCGGCATCAACAGCTCGATCCCCTCGATCGACCCGACCGTCGGCGTCTTCGTCGACGGCGTCTATCTGGGCGTCAGCGCCGGCGTGCTCTTCGACACCTTCGACCTTGAAGGCGTCGAAATCCTCCGCGGACCGCAGGGCCTGCTGTTCGGGCGTAACGTGACCGGCGGCGCTGTGCTCCTGCGCACCACCACCCCGTCGAACCGCTTCCGCCTCGATGCGAAGGCGGGCCTGTCGACCGGCCTCGAAAAGCGCGCGAGCATCTCGGTCTCGGGTCCGATCGCGGGCGACGTGCTCAGCGGCAAGGTGGCCGTCTATTACAACGACGACGATGGCTGGTTCAAAAACGATTTCGACGGGAAGAAGATCGGCGGCAGCGAAACGCTGATCATGCGCTCGGCGCTTCGCCTTCAGCCCAACGATACATTCGACCTCGTGCTGCGCTACGAACATGGCCGCATCCGCGGCGACGGTCCGGCGGTCACCAACCACGGCCTCTACCCGCGCGACAGCTTCCGTGTGAACCAGAACTACGCCGGCTTCGTCAAAACCGACTGGGATCAGGGCATCGCCGAACTCAACATCGACACCGCGTTCGGCGACGGCAAGATCACCAACATCGCCGCCGTCCGCGCGCTCAGCAATGACTCGGGCGCCGACGTCGACGGTTCGCCCGCTACAAACCTGCACTCGCGCAACAATATCCACCAGTGGCAGTTCAGCAACGAGCTGCGCTACGCGGGCACTTTCGGCGCGTTCGACGTCACCACGGGGCTCTTCTATTTCAACCAGGACATCAACTACGCCGAACAGCGCCTGTTGTCGGGCGGTGCGCTGACCGTTTCGGGCGGCGGCCGCCAGAAGCAGCGCACCGGCGGCGTCTTCGCCACTGTCGACTGGCACGCCACCGAGCAGCTGACCTTCAGCCTCGGCGCACGCTATTCGGCCGAGGAAAAGGACGTGCAGGTCCGCTCGATCGGCGTCGGCGGCTGCAACCTCGACACGCTCCGCTGCAGCTATGACTTCACCGACAAGGACAGCTGGGACGGCTTCACGCCGCGCATCGGGGTCCAGTTCAAGCCGACCGAAGACACGTTGCTCTATGCCTCGTTCGCCAAGGGCTTCCGCAGCGGCGGCTATAATTTCCGCAACCTCAACCCCAATGTCGATCCCGGTCCGTTCGATCAGGAAAAGCAGGATGCCTATGAAATCGGCCTGAAGCAGGATTTCGGCGGTTTTGCGCGCGTCAATATCGCGGGCTTCTACAGCCGCATCAACGGCACGCAGCGCGAATTCCAGGCGCCCTTCGCGCCCTTCGGCAACTTCCAGATCATTACCAACGCCGCCGATGTGTCAATCAAGGGGATCGAAGGCGAAGTTCTGTTCAAGCCCGCGCGCGGCCTGACGATCGCCGGCCAGTTCGGCTACACCAAGGGCAAATATGAAGACATCCTGTTCGACCTCAACGCCGACGGGGTGATCAACGACACCGACTATGCGCTGAAGCTGCCGCGCCTGTCGCCGTGGAGCTATGGCGGCTCGATCACCTATGCGACGAACGTCGGCGGCGATTTCGATGTCGAGGGCCGCGTTGGCGCCAACTACCGCGATGCCGCTTTCTACAACGACCAGAACACCGGCCTGCTCCGCGCCGCGACGATGGTCGATGCCAGCCTGGCGGTCACGCACGGCCGGGTGAAGGTGTCGGTTTACGGCAACAACCTCCTGAACGAAGCGACGTTCGGGACCGAGGCGCCCCTGCCCTTCTTTGCTGGTTCGACCTTCTCCCCGCTCAACAAGGGCCGGGTCTACGGCGTCGAAGTCGGATATAAATTCTAA
- a CDS encoding SDR family NAD(P)-dependent oxidoreductase translates to MTKSLEGRVALVTGASRGLGRDIALKLAGNGASIALLDRKAHWADDLVEQIAAGGGKAIALGCDVSDGAALHEAFDTAAAELGGIDIVVNNAMWTKYSPIEGIDAESLDRMLGVGIAGIIWGTQAAAKHMRARGAGSIVNIASVSAHLGLPNAMVYCGIKAAVEGMTRSSAIELAPSAIRVNAVAPSTVATEGVRAMLDDATFEARVASTPLGRLGETSDIAEAVLFFADGDRSGFVTGQSLLVDGGISIALR, encoded by the coding sequence ATGACGAAATCACTCGAAGGGCGCGTCGCGCTCGTCACCGGCGCGTCGCGCGGCCTGGGCCGCGACATCGCGCTGAAACTCGCCGGAAACGGCGCATCGATCGCTTTGCTCGACCGCAAGGCACATTGGGCCGACGATCTGGTCGAGCAGATCGCAGCCGGTGGCGGCAAGGCGATCGCACTCGGCTGCGACGTGTCCGATGGCGCCGCGCTGCATGAAGCGTTCGATACCGCGGCCGCCGAACTCGGCGGGATAGATATCGTCGTCAATAACGCGATGTGGACCAAATATTCGCCGATCGAAGGCATCGACGCGGAAAGCCTCGATCGCATGCTCGGCGTCGGCATCGCCGGTATCATATGGGGCACACAGGCGGCAGCGAAGCATATGCGCGCGCGCGGCGCCGGATCGATCGTCAACATCGCTTCGGTGTCGGCGCACCTCGGACTGCCGAACGCGATGGTCTATTGCGGGATCAAGGCAGCGGTCGAGGGCATGACGCGCTCGTCGGCGATCGAACTCGCGCCCTCGGCGATCCGTGTCAACGCCGTCGCCCCGTCGACCGTCGCGACCGAGGGTGTCCGCGCGATGCTCGACGATGCCACATTCGAAGCCCGCGTCGCGAGCACCCCGCTCGGCCGGCTCGGCGAGACGTCGGATATTGCGGAGGCGGTGCTCTTCTTCGCCGACGGCGACCGTTCGGGCTTCGTCACCGGCCAGTCGCTCCTCGTCGACGGCGGCATCTCGATCGCGCTCCGCTAA
- a CDS encoding SMP-30/gluconolactonase/LRE family protein gives MPVDIDLLDAGVAGLGESPLWDHRSERLWWVDSTAGRLHSSDAEGREQSEWTLDQPVGSIGLAEGGLIVALSDGFYRFDTGNGELSPVARPAMAAGTRLNDGKADRAGRFLCASMRTGDALGAGALFRLDADGATEQIESGIGIGNAICFSPDGDTLYFADSLDGKLRRYAYDQATGGVGKRQDLVDCQVHGGSGADGATVDAGGRIWVALVLAQAVGCYSSEGKLLRSIPVPLPYPSCPAFGGPNLDILYLTSIANSGHRLVADHPKAGRITAIRGLDVPGIAEGVYR, from the coding sequence ATGCCCGTCGATATCGATTTGCTGGACGCCGGTGTTGCCGGTCTCGGCGAAAGTCCGCTGTGGGACCATCGCAGCGAACGGCTTTGGTGGGTCGATTCCACGGCGGGGCGCCTCCACTCGAGCGATGCCGAAGGCCGCGAGCAGTCCGAATGGACGCTGGACCAGCCGGTCGGCAGCATCGGGCTGGCCGAAGGCGGATTGATTGTCGCGCTGTCCGACGGATTTTACCGGTTCGATACGGGCAACGGCGAATTGTCGCCGGTCGCGCGTCCCGCGATGGCGGCGGGGACGCGGCTCAACGACGGCAAGGCGGACCGCGCGGGGCGCTTTCTTTGTGCGTCGATGCGGACGGGCGATGCCTTGGGCGCCGGGGCGCTGTTCCGGCTCGACGCCGACGGCGCCACCGAGCAGATCGAGAGCGGGATCGGGATCGGCAATGCCATCTGTTTCTCGCCCGACGGCGACACACTCTATTTCGCCGACAGCCTCGACGGCAAGCTGCGCCGCTATGCCTATGACCAGGCGACCGGCGGGGTCGGCAAGCGGCAGGATCTGGTCGACTGCCAGGTGCATGGCGGGTCGGGCGCGGATGGCGCGACAGTCGATGCGGGAGGACGGATCTGGGTCGCGCTGGTGCTGGCGCAAGCTGTCGGTTGCTATTCGTCCGAAGGCAAATTGTTGCGGTCGATCCCGGTGCCGCTGCCTTATCCGTCCTGCCCCGCCTTTGGCGGACCGAATCTCGACATTCTCTATCTGACGAGCATCGCCAATTCGGGGCACCGGCTGGTCGCCGATCATCCCAAGGCCGGCCGGATCACCGCGATCCGGGGACTCGACGTCCCCGGAATCGCGGAAGGTGTCTATCGCTGA
- a CDS encoding IclR family transcriptional regulator — protein MKRKPVKSASRTFEVLELFRDRRAPLRLNEIYSALGYPQSSTTNLLKSMVIEGYLNYNRNTRTYLPTLQVASLGSWLYGHVAFGNGYNWLIDELFRKTEETVVLVTQNDLFIQYVMMRTPDHPHKRPPSPGEMRLMLDATAGMALMSRMRDREIDKIYRYSNYYELNPDKAITLEDVMSRIRWIRHTGYCYWPEHPVPGIASIAMPLGESSHGIPLVIGIGGTTERLSPRRAEFVEIMRETIAEFHERYPQDQRPTGEEDLDEYDVAAE, from the coding sequence ATGAAGAGAAAACCTGTCAAATCGGCCTCGCGCACCTTCGAAGTGCTCGAACTGTTTCGCGACCGCCGTGCCCCGTTGCGGCTCAACGAAATCTACTCGGCGCTCGGTTATCCGCAGTCGAGCACGACAAACCTGCTGAAGAGCATGGTGATCGAGGGCTATCTCAACTACAATCGCAACACGCGCACCTATCTGCCGACCTTGCAGGTCGCATCGCTCGGTAGCTGGCTTTACGGCCATGTCGCTTTCGGTAACGGCTACAACTGGCTGATCGACGAGCTGTTCCGCAAGACCGAGGAAACGGTCGTCCTCGTCACGCAGAACGACCTGTTCATCCAATATGTGATGATGCGTACACCCGACCACCCGCACAAGCGCCCGCCCAGCCCGGGCGAGATGCGTTTGATGCTCGACGCGACGGCGGGAATGGCCCTGATGAGCCGGATGCGCGATCGCGAGATCGACAAGATCTATCGCTATTCGAACTATTATGAGCTCAATCCCGACAAGGCGATCACCCTGGAAGATGTGATGAGCCGGATCCGCTGGATCCGTCACACCGGCTATTGTTACTGGCCCGAACATCCGGTGCCGGGGATCGCATCGATCGCGATGCCGCTGGGCGAGAGCAGCCACGGGATTCCGCTCGTCATCGGGATCGGCGGCACGACCGAACGGCTGTCGCCGCGGCGTGCGGAGTTCGTCGAAATCATGCGCGAGACGATCGCGGAGTTTCACGAGCGTTACCCGCAGGACCAGCGTCCTACCGGTGAGGAGGATCTCGACGAATATGACGTCGCCGCCGAATAA
- a CDS encoding alpha/beta fold hydrolase yields MAFATNGAVRIHYQRMAAGNGPVVILLAGAGRPSTDFDYGFCAPIVAAGFVPIRIDSRDTGRSTPMTGAMPDLHAIKAAALGEGAAQPPYDIGDMAADVLAVMDAEGVAAAHFIGRSIGGLVAQQLAVRHPDRVLSLALVMAMSRSMADAVPDAALDRLMAENIPDEDAYASRQLAVAQANGMAEDFDAERIAEEARIAWRHGIHAGGTARHFAASLAAPDLRAPLGAVRVPTLILHGRHDRVIPLARAVETAEAISGAAIEIDETMGHDGPPRLRQAWGERISAHLTAAMARI; encoded by the coding sequence ATGGCCTTTGCGACGAACGGCGCCGTTCGCATCCATTATCAGCGCATGGCGGCGGGGAACGGCCCGGTCGTGATCCTGCTCGCAGGGGCCGGGCGCCCGTCGACCGATTTCGACTATGGCTTTTGCGCGCCGATTGTGGCGGCGGGGTTCGTACCGATCCGTATCGACAGTCGCGATACCGGTCGTTCGACCCCAATGACCGGCGCGATGCCCGATCTGCATGCGATCAAGGCCGCGGCGCTGGGCGAGGGCGCTGCGCAGCCACCCTATGATATCGGAGACATGGCCGCGGATGTGCTGGCGGTGATGGATGCCGAAGGCGTCGCGGCGGCGCATTTTATCGGGCGCTCGATCGGCGGCCTCGTCGCGCAGCAGCTTGCGGTTCGGCATCCCGATCGGGTGTTGAGCCTCGCGCTCGTGATGGCGATGAGCCGGTCGATGGCCGATGCGGTTCCCGACGCGGCGCTCGATCGGTTGATGGCCGAAAATATTCCCGACGAAGACGCCTATGCGTCGCGCCAGCTTGCGGTCGCGCAGGCGAACGGCATGGCGGAAGATTTCGATGCGGAGCGCATCGCCGAGGAAGCGCGGATCGCTTGGCGACACGGCATCCACGCTGGCGGCACTGCGCGCCACTTCGCCGCGAGCCTTGCGGCCCCCGACCTGCGCGCGCCGCTCGGCGCGGTTCGCGTTCCGACGCTGATCCTGCACGGCCGCCATGACAGGGTGATCCCGCTGGCCCGTGCGGTGGAGACAGCGGAAGCGATCTCCGGCGCGGCGATCGAGATCGACGAGACGATGGGACATGACGGTCCGCCGCGGCTTCGGCAGGCGTGGGGCGAGCGTATTTCGGCGCATTTGACTGCAGCCATGGCACGCATCTGA
- a CDS encoding spinster family MFS transporter, which yields MTGDTIPHTDDTRPTRMPYGALSLLMIVYAFNMLDRQIVTILVEPMKTDLNLADWQIGMISGLAFALFYTLLGIPLARIADRGNRVGMIAIALFVWSGFTALCGLARNFTELLLARIGVGVGEAGCTPAAHSLITDYVPREQRGRALALYSLGVPVGSLAGLVLGGILLASLGWRAAFLIAGVPGILLAVIVWFTLDEPRKRTLTTQTAVPHMPLGQVLATLRRLPSFWLISFGTAMGAFGYYGQASFFGSLYMRTHATGIDTMAAGWGVPPTVFLGLSLGLIVGLVGMVGTFVGGQLADRAARRGIRGYTLVPSTSLVIAAPLFAGAALAPTVALSFTFLSCAIFVHALNYGSVFASVQTLVPARVRAMAAAVQLFVTNAIGLALGPLFVGIASDLLAPSLGSEQGLRAAMALVALPLAIGSLLFWLAGRRIEADEAKQGA from the coding sequence ATGACCGGCGACACCATCCCCCATACCGACGACACCCGGCCGACGCGCATGCCCTATGGCGCGCTGTCGCTGCTGATGATCGTCTATGCCTTCAACATGCTCGACCGGCAGATCGTGACGATCCTCGTCGAGCCGATGAAGACCGACCTGAACCTTGCCGACTGGCAGATCGGGATGATCAGCGGCCTCGCGTTCGCGCTCTTCTATACCTTGCTCGGCATCCCGCTCGCGCGCATCGCCGACCGCGGCAATCGCGTCGGAATGATCGCCATCGCGCTGTTCGTCTGGAGCGGCTTCACCGCGCTTTGCGGCCTCGCGCGCAACTTCACCGAATTGCTGCTCGCACGCATCGGCGTCGGTGTCGGCGAAGCTGGCTGCACCCCCGCAGCGCACAGCCTGATCACCGATTATGTTCCGCGCGAACAACGCGGCCGTGCGCTCGCGCTTTATTCGCTCGGCGTTCCGGTCGGCTCGCTCGCGGGCCTCGTCCTCGGCGGCATCTTGCTCGCCAGCCTCGGCTGGCGCGCGGCGTTCCTGATCGCCGGCGTCCCGGGCATCCTGCTCGCGGTGATCGTCTGGTTCACGCTCGACGAACCGCGCAAGCGCACCCTCACCACACAGACTGCCGTCCCGCATATGCCGCTGGGTCAGGTGCTCGCGACGCTGCGCCGTCTCCCCAGCTTCTGGCTGATCTCCTTCGGCACCGCGATGGGCGCCTTCGGCTATTATGGCCAGGCCTCCTTCTTCGGCTCGCTCTACATGCGCACCCATGCGACCGGAATCGACACGATGGCGGCCGGCTGGGGCGTCCCGCCGACCGTCTTCCTCGGGCTGAGCCTCGGGCTGATCGTGGGGCTCGTCGGCATGGTTGGTACGTTCGTGGGCGGCCAGCTCGCCGACCGCGCCGCGCGCCGCGGGATTCGGGGCTATACGCTCGTCCCCTCAACCTCGCTCGTGATCGCCGCTCCGCTGTTCGCGGGCGCCGCGCTCGCTCCTACCGTCGCCTTGTCCTTCACCTTCCTGAGCTGCGCGATCTTTGTACATGCACTCAACTATGGATCGGTCTTCGCGTCGGTACAGACGCTCGTCCCCGCCCGCGTGCGCGCGATGGCAGCGGCGGTGCAATTGTTCGTGACCAACGCGATCGGCCTCGCATTGGGGCCGCTGTTCGTCGGCATCGCCAGCGACCTGCTGGCACCGTCGCTCGGCAGCGAGCAAGGGCTGCGCGCGGCGATGGCGCTTGTCGCGCTGCCGCTCGCGATCGGGTCTTTGCTGTTCTGGCTGGCGGGTCGCCGGATCGAAGCCGACGAAGCAAAGCAGGGCGCCTGA